In Streptomyces paludis, the genomic stretch CGTCCGCGCAGGAGCGCCGTAGCGTTCCCTCTTGACCTTGCTCCGGGTGGGGTTTACCTAGCTGCCCAGGTCACCCTGGGCACTGGTGGTCTCTTACACCACCGTTTCACCCTTACCGGGGACCGAAATCCCCGGCGGTCTGTTTTCTGTGGCACTGTCCCGCGGGTCACCCCGGGTGGGCGTTACCCACCACCCTGCCGTGTGGAGCCCGGACGTTCCTCGGCAAGATCGAAGATCTTGACGCGGCCGTCCGCCCGGCTCGTCTGCCGTGCGTGCCATGTTACCCGGCGGCCGCGGGCGGGAACGCCTCAGCCGCCCGGGGCGCCTGATCACCCCGGGCCCCCGGCTCCTGACTACGCTGGCACGGATACGCCCCCGCACCGTCCGAGGAGAAGCACCGTGCTCGTCCTGCTGCCGCCGTCCGAAGGCAAGGCCCCCTCCGGACGGGGAACTCCGCTGAAGCCGGAGTCCCTCTCCCTGCCGGGGCTGGCCGGGGCGCGGGCCGCCGTGCTGGACGAGCTGGTGGAGCTGTGCGCCGCCGACGAGGAGAAGGCGCGCCAGGTGCTCGGGCTGAGCGAGGGCCTGCGCGGCGAGGTCGCCAAGAACGCGGAGCTGCGTACGGCCGGCACCCGTACGGCAGGCGAGATCTACACCGGCGTCCTGTACGACGCCCTCGGCCTCGCCACCCTCGACCCCGCCGCCCGCCGCCGCGCGAACGCCTCGCTGCTGGTCTTCTCGGGGCTGTGGGGCGCGGTACGGGTGAACGACCGCATCCCGTCCTACCGCTGCTCAATGGGCATCAAGCTCCCGGGCATCGGCGCACTGGGCACACACTGGCGCACCCCGATGCGGTCGGCACTGCCGGAAGCGGCGGGCGACGGGATGGTGCTGGACCTGCGCTCCGCCGCGTACGCGACGGCCTGGAAGCCGACGGCCGCACTCGCAGGCCGCACGGCGACCGTACGGGTACTCCACGCCCGCGTCGATCCGGCGACGGGCGCGGAGAAGCGGTCCGTGGTCAGCCACTTCAACAAAGCGACAAAGGGCCGCCTGGTACGAGACCTGCTGACCTCCGGCGCCCGCCCAAAAACGCCGGCCGAACTGGTCGAGACCGTAAGGGACTTGGGCTACACGGTCGAACCGAAGCCCCCTGCGGCCGGGCAGCCGGACCGACCGTGGGCGCTGGACGTGGTGGTACGGGAGATCCACTGACGCGGGAGGGGAGGGGAGACAGAGAACGAACGCTTCATCTGCGTGTAGTTGGGGGTGGAGCGGGGGGGCTGCTTACGGGAGCGAGGTGCTGGCGCTGGGCCGCCCCTCCTTTCGCCAGTGTCGCGCCTCCAGGGGAGGTGTAAAGGGCGCTCCTCCGTCGCGTCGGCTACGCCGATTACGCTTCGCTCCACCCTTGACACCTCCCCTTCCGGCGCGTGTACGGAAGAGGGGGGGCGGCCGGGGGAAGGGGACCCAAGGGGTCCGCTGTCCTCTCGGCCGGTTTAGGGTCCGGCGGGCCGGTGGGCCCTGCGGGGCTGCGCGGCAGAGGAATGGGGCTGCCCGGCTGGTCTCGGCGGCTGACGGCCGTCTGTTCCTCAGACACATGCCCCGCTGGGCGCCGTTGTGTGGGTGGTGGGGTTGCCGGGGCGTGGGTGGCGGCAAGTGGGTCCCTGAAGGCCGCCCATGCGTCCAGGAATGCCGCTAACGCACCTGAGGACACATGTGCCGTCCGAGGAGGCCCTCAACCTCTCACCAAACCGCCCCATATGGGACATGCGGGTGGGGTGTCCGGCGAACCCGTCCGCCTTCCGGGCATGTCCTGGCCAACCTGCGGCCGTTAGCCGCTGAGGCTCGCCGCGCAGCCCCATTTCCCTTCCGCGCAGCCCCGCAGGGCCCACCGGGCTGTCAGCCCCTGAGCCGAGTGGCAGTACGGCGCCACCTCCTGGGCCCCCCTTCCCCCCGGCCGCCCCTCCCGCACCTGCACTTGCGGCTCCGGGGGAGGTGTCAAGGGCGGAGCGCAGCGGAGTCGGCGCAGCCGACGCGACTTTAGGAGCGCCCTTTACTCCTCCACCGGAGACGCGACACTCACAGCTGGAGGGGCGGCCCCGCGCCCAACAACCTCCGCCACCCACCCGCCCCCGACCAGCCGCTTTGCGTCCTCCGCAACGTTCGTTGCGGAGCATGAGCGGGCGGGGCAGGATGTTGGGCATGACCTCTGTGCTGGGCCTTGCGCCTGTTGTGCCCGTTGTTGTGATTGATGACGTGGCTGATGCCGTTCCGCTCGCGCGTGCGCTTGTGGCCGGTGGGTTGCCCGCTATCGAGGTGACGTTGCGGACGGCGGCGGCGCTGGAGGCGATTCGGGTTATTGCCGCCGAGGTGCCGGGCGCGGTGGTCGGGGCCGGGACCGTGGTGACGCCCGGGGCCGTGGCCGACTCGGTGGCGGCCGGGGCGCGGTTTCTGGTCAGCCCGGGGTGGACGGAGGCGCTGCTGAGCGCGATGCGCGACTCCGGCGTACCGTTCCTGCCCGGGGTGTCGACGGTCTCCGAGGTCGTGGCGCTGCTGGAGAACGGGGTGACCGAGATGAAGTTCTTCCCCGCGGAGGCGGCGGGCGGCCCGGCCTATCTCAAGTCGGTGTCCGGACCGCTCCCCCAGGCCCGTTTCTGCCCCACGGGCGGCATCACCGCCGCGAAGGCCCCGGCCTATCTGGCGCTCCCGAACGTGGGCTGCGTCGGCGGTACGTGGATGCTGCCCCCGGACGCGCTGGCGGCCAAGGACTGGGCTCGGGTCGAGGCGCTCGCGCGTGAGGCTTCCGCTCTGCGTCGCTAGCCGGTGCCGTATTCAAGTCGCTAGCCCGTGCCGTATTCAAGTGGGTTGGTGGGCGGGTGCCCGCCCACCAACCCGCTTGACCGCTCAGCGCAGTTGTGACGTCTCGTTCAGCAGCCTCAGCGACGCGTTGCCGTCCGCGTAGTACGCCACCACCGACAGCGACGCCGCCGACAGTTCCATCCGGAACAGCGACTCCTGCGGCGCGCCCAGTGCCAGCCGTACCAGCTCCTTCACCGGGGTGACATGCGTGACCAGCAGCACCGTACGGCCCCGGTAGCGCTCCAGCAGCCGGTCGCGGGCCGCCGAGACCCGGCGGCCGACGGTCGCGAAGCTCTCGCCGCCGCCGGTCGGTGCCACATCGGTCGAGGCGAGCCAGGCGGTCAGGTCGTCGGGGTAGCGCTCGCGTACCTCGGCGAAGGACATGCCCTCCCAGGCGCCGAAGTGCGTCTCCCGGAGCCCTTCCTCGACCGTCACCTCCAGGCCGAGCCGCGCCGCGACCGCCCCGGCCGTCTCGCGGCAGCGCCGCAGCGGTGACGAGACGATGTCCTGGATGGTGCCGCGCGCGGCCAGCGACGCGGCGACGGCATCGGCCTGCCTGCGGCCGATCTCCGACAGCTCGGGGTCCGTGCCGCCGCTGCCCGAGAAGCGCTTCGAGGGGGTCAGGGCCGTCTCGCCGTGCCGCAGCAGGACGAAGGTGGTCGGCGCGCCGAGGTCGGCGGACGAGCCCCAGCCGGCCGACTCCGTCTCCGTGCCGCCCACACCCGTCGTGGCTGCCGTGGC encodes the following:
- a CDS encoding bifunctional RNase H/acid phosphatase; this encodes MPMPTSQPTFVVEADGGSRGNPGPAGYGAVVLDPVTGEPLAEAAEYIGVATNNVAEYKGLIAGLKAARALDPAAPVHVRMDSKLVVEQMSGRWKIKHPDMKPLAAEAARILPASQVTYEWIPREKNKHADRLANEAMDAGKRGKQWQPSSSTAALDASAARSAAAAAAAGPPGDATAGAARARAALAGGRAPVTSTLTATTAATAATTGVGGTETESAGWGSSADLGAPTTFVLLRHGETALTPSKRFSGSGGTDPELSEIGRRQADAVAASLAARGTIQDIVSSPLRRCRETAGAVAARLGLEVTVEEGLRETHFGAWEGMSFAEVRERYPDDLTAWLASTDVAPTGGGESFATVGRRVSAARDRLLERYRGRTVLLVTHVTPVKELVRLALGAPQESLFRMELSAASLSVVAYYADGNASLRLLNETSQLR
- the yaaA gene encoding peroxide stress protein YaaA: MLVLLPPSEGKAPSGRGTPLKPESLSLPGLAGARAAVLDELVELCAADEEKARQVLGLSEGLRGEVAKNAELRTAGTRTAGEIYTGVLYDALGLATLDPAARRRANASLLVFSGLWGAVRVNDRIPSYRCSMGIKLPGIGALGTHWRTPMRSALPEAAGDGMVLDLRSAAYATAWKPTAALAGRTATVRVLHARVDPATGAEKRSVVSHFNKATKGRLVRDLLTSGARPKTPAELVETVRDLGYTVEPKPPAAGQPDRPWALDVVVREIH
- the eda gene encoding bifunctional 4-hydroxy-2-oxoglutarate aldolase/2-dehydro-3-deoxy-phosphogluconate aldolase, whose protein sequence is MTSVLGLAPVVPVVVIDDVADAVPLARALVAGGLPAIEVTLRTAAALEAIRVIAAEVPGAVVGAGTVVTPGAVADSVAAGARFLVSPGWTEALLSAMRDSGVPFLPGVSTVSEVVALLENGVTEMKFFPAEAAGGPAYLKSVSGPLPQARFCPTGGITAAKAPAYLALPNVGCVGGTWMLPPDALAAKDWARVEALAREASALRR